The nucleotide sequence TGGCATCAAAGGAGCATCCATCGGGATTGACGTGAGCTGGCGAAGGCATTCATCGTGAACGATGGATGCATCTGACCATGACGTTCGAACGCGTGATCAGATTGACCCAACAAGTGAAGGGCGGAAACTGACGATGGCAATTGGCGAAGCCGCAGGTCTGAAGCTGGGAAAGGCGTCCCGAGATGCTTTTGGCGCTGCGCTGAAGGAGCTTGGGAACGAGTTTCCCAAGTTTGTCACCGTCGACGGCGATGTCGGGAATTCAACCCGGACGGAAGTCTTTGCCAAAGCATTCCCCGATCGAGCGTTCAATGTGGGAATTGCGGAATCCAACATGGTGGGTGTAGCCAGCGGGTTGGCCTCTGCCGGCAAGATCCCGGTCGTCAGCAGCTTTGCGGTGTTTCTGCTGGCCAATGCATTTGACCAGATTCGGATGTGCGTCGCGTATCCGGAAGTGAATGTCAAACTGGTGGGGTCGCACGCAGGAATTTCGATCGGCGAAGATGGTGCTTCGCAGATGGGGATCGAGGATGTAAGTCTGGCCTGTTCGCTTCCCGGCATGACCGTCATCGTCCCCGCCGATGCGACTTCGACCCGAAAGGCGACTCGGGCGATGCTTGAGCATGTCGGGCCGGTTTACCTGCGTTGCGGGCGGATCGAACTTCCCGAGATCTATCAGGCTGACTCCCCGTTTGTGATCGGGAAGGCCAACACAGTGAAAGAGGGGGACGACGTTACGATCATCGCCAATGGACTCATGGTGGGTGTTGCTCTTGATGCGGCGGCACAGCTTGCAAAGGGTGGGACCAGCGCACGAGTCGTCGACATGCATACAGTCAAACCGCTGGACGAAGCGACGATCTTGCGAGCGGCCGAAGAAACGGGTCGAATTGTCGTCGCGGAAGAGCACTTGATGACGGGAGGATTGGGGGCCGCTGTTGCAGCGACGGTCGCACGAACCCGTCCCGTTCCCATAGAATTTGTCAATCTGGGGGATCGCTATGCCGAGAGTGGCGACCCGCAGGGGCTTTTGCAAAAGTACGGATTAACTGCGGAAGCGATTGTCGCGGCCGTGGAAAAAGTTAAACGTCGCTGACGGCAGTGGCGTGTCACATTGCAGAGACCCGGTGTCGATCGACACCGGGTTTCTTTTGCAAAAAAGGTAACATGGTCGTGGTGGCTTACCGCCAGTTTCGAAACTTTGATCCACCGCAGATTTTGCGGTTGTGGAACGAGTCTGGATTGGGACGTGGCGCGGCAACGGGGATCAGTTGTGATGAGTTCGACGGCCTCGTCATTGCTCAGACCTACTTCGACCCTGCAGGCCTGATCGTGGCCACAACAGACAACAGACATCTTGTCGGCTTCGTCCATGTGGGCTTCGGGGCAGACGAAACCAAGTCGCGATTGTGCAG is from Schlesneria sp. DSM 10557 and encodes:
- a CDS encoding transketolase family protein, producing MAIGEAAGLKLGKASRDAFGAALKELGNEFPKFVTVDGDVGNSTRTEVFAKAFPDRAFNVGIAESNMVGVASGLASAGKIPVVSSFAVFLLANAFDQIRMCVAYPEVNVKLVGSHAGISIGEDGASQMGIEDVSLACSLPGMTVIVPADATSTRKATRAMLEHVGPVYLRCGRIELPEIYQADSPFVIGKANTVKEGDDVTIIANGLMVGVALDAAAQLAKGGTSARVVDMHTVKPLDEATILRAAEETGRIVVAEEHLMTGGLGAAVAATVARTRPVPIEFVNLGDRYAESGDPQGLLQKYGLTAEAIVAAVEKVKRR